In Diaphorobacter ruginosibacter, the genomic stretch GCCCCGCGGATGTATGCACGCCCTCGAGCGCGCAGACCACGTCGCCCTGCACGGTGCTTGGATGGCGCACGCCGGCCTGCACGCTGCGCCCCACCATGGCGGATGCCAGGTCGGCCTGGGTGGCTCCCTGGCTCGTCATCTGGGCGACCAGCCTGCCGTGGCGCAGCACGGCGATGCGGTGCGACACGCGCAGCACCTCGCCCAGCTTGTGGCTGATGAAGATGATCGACAGGCCCTGGGCCACCATCTGCGAAAGCGTGTCGAACAGCGCCTCGCTCTCCTGCGGTGTCAGCACGGCGGTGGGCTCATCCAGGATCAGGATGCGCGCGCCGCGATACAGGGCCTTCAGGATTTCCACGCGCTGGCGCTCGCCCACGCTCAGGTTGCCCACCCGTGCATCGGGGTCGATCACCAGGCCGAACTGCCTGGAGACGGCCAGCAGCTTCTCGCGTGCACCCGTGCGCTGCGACAGCGGAGACCACAGCGACTCCGTTCCGAGCAGGATGTTGTCGAGCACGCTCAGGTTGTCGGCCAGGGCGAAGTGCTGGTGCACCATGCCGATGCCCGCGGCCAGTGCCGCGCGCGGATTGCCGGGCGGCAGCGCGTTGCCCTGCACGCGGATGCTGCCCTCATCGGCCACGTAGTGACCGAAGAGAATCGCCATCAGCGTGGATTTGCCCGCACCGTTCTCACCCAGAAGCGCGAGCACCTCGCCCGCGCCGAGCGTGAGCGAGATGTCATCGTTGGCCGTGAGGGACCCGAAGCGCTTGGTGATGCGGCTGAGTTCCAGCACCGGCGCCGGGCTGTTGTTTGCGCCGGCCGTTCCTTCCTGCGGCATCAGGGCTTGGGCTGAGCGTCGTTGACCTTCACGGTGAACTTGCCGGCCAGGATCTCGGCCTGCTTGTCAGCCACCTTCTTCTTGAGATCCGCGGGCACCTTCGCCTCGAACGTGCCCAGCGGCGCGAGCGACGAGCCGTTGTGCTTCATCATGGAATAGGGGCCGAAGTCGGCAGCCTTGAACGTGCCGGCCTTCACCTGCTTGATGGC encodes the following:
- a CDS encoding ABC transporter ATP-binding protein, whose translation is MPQEGTAGANNSPAPVLELSRITKRFGSLTANDDISLTLGAGEVLALLGENGAGKSTLMAILFGHYVADEGSIRVQGNALPPGNPRAALAAGIGMVHQHFALADNLSVLDNILLGTESLWSPLSQRTGAREKLLAVSRQFGLVIDPDARVGNLSVGERQRVEILKALYRGARILILDEPTAVLTPQESEALFDTLSQMVAQGLSIIFISHKLGEVLRVSHRIAVLRHGRLVAQMTSQGATQADLASAMVGRSVQAGVRHPSTVQGDVVCALEGVHTSAGPAGRDALRGATLDIRSGEIVAVAGVSGNGQVALAGVLSGMVGITQGRAMLQGKALPSLPAQLVAQGVARIPEDRHGTGVVGDLPVWENAVSEYLHQPGRTLKLLGFVKRTAARLKAQKINENFDVRGGGLDALARSLSGGNMQKLVLGRALSASDTGRPTLIVAHQPTWGLDIGAVTYVQQQLLAARDAGAAVLLISDDLDEVMLMGDRIAVMHEGHLSPARPAGDWTRQSIGLAMAGSAEEVPA